tccctcctctcagtacccttctccaccaccgccaactccaggctccgctcattctgcctcacctcaccctatgcttggaacaaccttcctgaacccttacgccaagccccctccctgcccgtcttcaagtctttgcttaaagcccacctcttcaatgctgcgttcggcacctaacccttaccgttcagtgaatccagactgccccaatttgactgcccctatcggaccgaccgttcacttgtctattagattgtaagctctttgagcagggactgtctctctttgttaaattgtacagcgctgcgtaaccctagtagcgctctagaaatgttaagtagtagtagtagtagtagataacatTTATCCTGGAATTGAAAATAGTttttagtggcctagtggttagggtggtggactctggtcctgaggaactgagttcaattcccacttcaggcacaggcagcttctgtgactctgggcaagtcacttaaccctccattgccccagatacaaataagtacctgtatataatatgtaagccgcattgcgcctgccacgagtgggaaagcacggggtacaaatataacaaaaaaaacaacatagaATCATGGTGACAGATAAGGGCCAAAcggcccatccagcctgcccttcctcagtaaccactagctcctccttcTCTTAAGGGAtccccatgtgcctgtcccacgttTTCTTAAATTCCAatagtcctcatctccacgacttccactgggaggccattccatgcatctaccaccctttccatgaaatggtattttcttagattcctccaagCCTATTTCCACTTATCATCCTCTTATGCCGTCTCAATCCAGcattttcctttatttgaaaaaggctcaccttctgtacattaacgccattgaggtatttaaacgtctgtatcatttcCCCTCCCGCCTCtttcagtgtatacatgttgaggtccataaGCCTGTAACTAGACCCGCTGATTAAGCAATCAAATCTTGTCACAGACAATTGTATTCTATCTAGAACCTGTTGAATTATATTTAATGCTGAATTTTGAGGCACGTTAGTATAAAGGGCTACCACATCTAATGTAACCAAAATTATCTTTTGATCTACTGGAATCTGTAATTGTTCCAAAAACATTAATGAATCTGTGGAATCTCATACATAAGATGTTATATTACAGACTTCAGGTtgtaaataaaagtccataaaacTGAGAGAGTGGCTCAAATAAACACCCTTTTCCCAAGACTATAGGTCTAcctggggttttggggggggggggggggaatgaagtaAATATATGGGGTGGTCAGATTCTCCTTATACAAATATTTGTATTCCTTAACTGAAATAACCCCCTCGCTCATTAGCTTCTACCAAAATATCCTGAATCATAATTTGAAACTCAGAGGTTGGGCCACAAGGAAGCAGGTTATAACAGATTAGATCTAACAACTTCTGATTAGCTTCCTCTTCATATTGAGTAACATCTTGAACCACTACTCCCCCCCCAACCTTATCAGCTGTTAAGATAACTATAGATCCTGTTGCGAATCATATAAAGCTATCCTTTGTTTCTCTGTCAAGTTATATTGTACAAATCCCAACTGTGTTTCTCTGTTTTCTAAATCCATCAAAACTAGTTTCTGGAATGTATCCAAAGGACCCAGTGGACACCGCACTGAAGGTAATTTATATTTATCCAAAAATGACTCATGATTATCTTTTATCCCATCTTCTAAATGCTCACCTGGTCCAAAATGCAGTCTTAAACGCAACTTCCTAATTTTTATACAAATTACCCTTATATTAAAGGAATCATAAAACTGCGTTGACACAAAAGATAACCTTAATGCCAATACTGATTTAAGATCACATGTAAGAacttttaaggataaattaaatACTGTCAACCACATCTTGTTTTGAGGCTGTGGTCACACTCCTGATGAGATTGGTGATGGAGTTAAAAAGTGCTGTAACAGTTATAACCTGTGCTGAATGAACATcctgagagacttgctgagcagaATTATCACTATGTGACTGGACAGAATTACTTTCCTCCCCTGAGGAATCACTAGAGGAATTAAAGAAtgatactttttaaaatttgcaaTTCCTATATGATCTTCTATTACGATTGTGTATTGTGGCAGATAAAGTATAAGTGGCCCATTTATAGAGGGATTTTTTTGTTGAAATCAAGAACATATTGTGAATCACAAGTAGTTTAAGCCACCCGATACTCATGTCAAAAATGGTATACTGGGGAAACTAAACATAAGATTAAATATCGAATTGCTCAACATTTAAGCAATCTTAGAGTTCAGCACTTTGAGACCACCCTTGGTAGACCACTGGATCATGGCTAAACATCAAGATGAAGATCTTAGGTTTATAGTGATATTGCAGATCAATAATCCCAGGGGAGGTAATGTTAAGAAACAAATAGTAGCTAAAGAGTACAGTTTAATATTTTCCTGGAATAAGGTGTCAACAAGTGTCTTGAATAAAGAAGTGGACTGGACTTATGTAACAAGAACTGTCTTTAATCCTCATGTAGGGAACCACGCATGCATTGGCGTTCTAGGTTGTAGATACCATGCTTGAGCCTTAGCTCATTTATGAAGCTGAATAGTTTATTAGTTTTTGTTTTCAAATATATTGTTTCATAGTACAGTTTTAAATTTTAGTATACACCTTGTTCCAGGTTGGCCTCTTGAAGAAGCGATCATGTTGGGACTGAGCCACTTATGTCATCAATAAAGATTATTAGTGACTTCAATAGAGCTGGATGGAGCGAGAGACTTTGAAGAGACAATGAGAAGCTGAGAGAAGGTTGTTGATCCTGGTTTGAAGATTATTTGGATGGGAGTTAGATTGTGATATAATTggctaaaatgttttttttttcaagtaaggATTTTGAGCTTGTGTTTATTTATGGACATCAGGTGCAGTTGTTTTGTGGATCTACACTCTTTAGCAGTTTTTTAATGGCCTCCTTCAAGATTTCTTATATATACTTTGAATAAAAAATTTGTTCACTATGGTTTTTCACTAAGGGAGCATAAGTTCCAATCTGGGTTATAAAAGAGATACCGTGAATTTGATCTACAAAAgctaagtattttattttatgttgccAGCAGTGTTTCgtgatattaaaaaaatatctaCAGCCATGgtgcaatggagtggaggagtggcctagtggttagggtggtggactttggtcctggggaactgaggaactgagttcgattcccggcacaggcagctccttgtgactctgggcaagttacttaaccctccattgcctgccgcattgagcctgccatgagtgggaaagctggggtacaaatgtaataaaaataaataaataaaaatataaatccaTAGAATTGCGGTTAGTGTTTGTGGGGATATAATAAGCACCAATCACATAGTTATTTATGTCTTAAAAGtgatttttttgtatatttttagatGGTTTATCGAGTAGTTAATTAGAAGAAATTGGTCTTTAAATAGAGTCATGCATATGTATGAGATTCCTGCATACAGTGGGGgctgttcatgcatattcattgtgacatCAGCTTGACTGACTTGCAGCCCTCCACACTTACAGTTCCATATTTCTTGTCTATGCAGTAGATCTTTATCATTTATTTCCTCTTCCAATCTTGGATTTTTTTTGCCATGTTTTTGTGGCGCATTCTTATAACTCTATCCATTGCTTTCCTAGCATTTCACATGGCTTACTTATAGCAGTCTATGGTGGTActagttttaaaatattgttttatgAAGCTCACAAGCTCTTTTGTGCATTTACTGATTCTCAAAGCAACTACACTCCAAATTTGATTACAAAATACAACTTTAATTCTCACATTTTATGGTTACCAATTCggattttgtttttcaacaatAATGTGCAAATTTTGCCATGCAGAGAGTTTAGTAAACTTCATTTTCATAAAAGTGTTCCcaaataaaatgttaaaacagCAGCTTGAACTCAACCAACTCACTTTCAGTGGTGGTTTTTTGGCAAACATGTGAAAAACTATTAGCAAATCCGTGTTACACAGATACTCACAAATGAATGATGTAGTTTCACAGCATTATAAAACAATTAAGAGACCGTCAATATTCTTACAAAATTAAAGATGTCAGCAGGAGACCGCACTGGCGAGCAGAGACAGGATCTCACGGCAACAGCCACAAGTGCTACTCTATGCTGTACAGTTGATGCTTTTGGTCTCCATGGTGAAACACACCAAGGCTACACGTACCAATCTTACCAGATTCACAAAGTGGCACAGCTGGCGTGAAAGGGAAAGACAAAATGCTTCAACAGTACTTTTAAAGAAGGCATTTTACAGAGTTTgcggtttaaaaacaaaaaaaaacaaacacccccccccccccaaagaaaaacaaaaaaccccaaataaaacacacacacataaatgttaAGGACctgcttcttaaaaaaaaaaaaaagtggtaaacATCCTATAGTAGTGGTACAAGATAATTCACCCTCCTGTGGAGACTAAGAATCAGTGGTGTGAGAGATTTTCTTCCACAGCAATGTTTTTAAACTATTTAGTATTAGAGAATGTTCCATTTCCATCTGCTCTGCAGTGACTTTAAGGGCAATGCAAGAATAGAGTTGTTTCTCCAGTTCTTCTCGGATTTCTGAGGGTACACCACGCAACAGGTAGTCCTTGAGTAACTGGCATACTTTTGCCAAATTTGGTTGAATGATATCTCCTGTACATTTCTTTCGATTTTGGTCACAAAGAGTCCTGCAGTCAGTACCAAAAACACAGTCTAAATCAGACTCACAGTGACGATCTTTAATTAGCTGCTTCACACTCATTTCTGGCACAATTTTTCTCATGTCTACCATTTTCAAGTCATATTTGTCATTATATCCCAAGTTTTTGGCACTCATATCGCACATAAGAAAATTACCGTAAGGTCCGTGAAAAATATCTTCTACAAATTCTAAAAGTCCTATTGCTATCTTAGCCTTTCTAGGCCAGGAAGGGGTAAACCACTGGTCCATACTTCTTCTGAGACCAGAAGGAATAAACCATTCAATGATCCATGGAATACTTATTCCATACAGGGAGGTATATTGCACTCTTTCCATCATGTATAGATCCCCACAGAATCCCAGGAGTTTTGGAGTGTGTTCTTTATCTTGAAGTATCACCATGAGCAGAAACTCATTGAGCTGTAGAAGTGCCCAGGCAGACTTTGCTTCTGGTAGGGAAACATGACCATCTTTATTTCCATCGGCAACTGACAGGATGAGACTGACTAGTTCAGGGAGACTGCCCTGATCACCCAACTTTGCCtagaagcaaaacaaaacaaaattacttCAGTTGTTCTCTTTTGAATAATCCTCTCTCTTCTTAAGCCACATGATAAAATATTAATTATTTCATTAGTTACATAGTCAGTGCAATAATCAGTCTgaggcttttatttttttaaacctgcaGTTTCCTCCTGCTTCCTTGCCAAGTTCAAGACAACACAACACCAGAGTTGTGACTATGGCTATACAGGAATTTTTCCCCTTTGTATCTCTTCTCAACTCACTTGGTGCATGGACTCCAGCTGAGGATGGTGATGACTTAGCCCAAATCACCACAGACCATGCACAAACACTCGCCCAGGAGCTTTGCAATCATGGGGCTACCACTGCACAGAGACCGACTCCCTCCCCCAAGCTGGAGATTAAACACTGCCTCCACAACACCCCTGGTTCTGGCTAGCCCAGGGAGTGGAAATGAACCCAGGCCCTTCTGCATGGCAGTGCATAGAACAGTCAAGGAACTAGTAGGCCAAACTCACCATTGTACCAATACAGTAGAAGCAGCAAAAATACTTAAGACAATAGTTGCTTTAATTATAATGTAGTTAAACCAATCAGTTGGGTTGGGATATGAAAAGTGAAATTTTTTGCACTTACTACAGGATGCTTCTTGCATTTGTCctatggtatgccattttaagctgcattaagcgTGCATTAGCACCTGAaacagcgtagtaaaagggccccttaggaagaGAACGTGCACATGCGTGCGTGCCTGCGTgcgtgcatgcatgtgtgtgtgtgtgtgtgtgtgtggtactTCTATAAAGCTTTTTATGCAAATGAAGCCCATTTTAAATGCCAAAATGGACACTTACAAAATTACACAAATCGCATGCCTGGCAATCTAGAATAGATGTAAAAGGGAAAAGGCCAAAACTAAAAATTAGTACCAACATACcattattgaagaaaaaaaaaaaaaaaaaaaaaagattgtgtctAAACAAAGATATACCTTAACTTACCACTACAATAGCATGTATCGGATTCAGTTTAAAGTCCTACATGTGAGATTGCCTTTCCTGGAGAAAAGGGCTGGCGCTTCCGATATCAGAAAGTAGATGCATATAAAACAGGCATGCTGGTAACTTGTTCTGCATCAGATTCGGCTTTTGGTTACAGGAAGCCAATCTTTTCAGTATAGTtcattctgaaa
This is a stretch of genomic DNA from Microcaecilia unicolor chromosome 6, aMicUni1.1, whole genome shotgun sequence. It encodes these proteins:
- the DIPK1A gene encoding divergent protein kinase domain 1A isoform X1, whose amino-acid sequence is MARFSYMRIKYLFFSWLVVFVGSWIVYVQYSTYTELCRGHDCKKSICDKYKNGIIDGSACEGLCTKETLYFGKCLSTKPNHQMYLGFWGNLQGMIKCQMEETVHLDFGAELEPRKEIIPFDKPTKGTTVQKFKEMVYSLFKAKLGDQGSLPELVSLILSVADGNKDGHVSLPEAKSAWALLQLNEFLLMVILQDKEHTPKLLGFCGDLYMMERVQYTSLYGISIPWIIEWFIPSGLRRSMDQWFTPSWPRKAKIAIGLLEFVEDIFHGPYGNFLMCDMSAKNLGYNDKYDLKMVDMRKIVPEMSVKQLIKDRHCESDLDCVFGTDCRTLCDQNRKKCTGDIIQPNLAKVCQLLKDYLLRGVPSEIREELEKQLYSCIALKVTAEQMEMEHSLILNSLKTLLWKKISHTTDS
- the DIPK1A gene encoding divergent protein kinase domain 1A isoform X2; translated protein: MICDKYKNGIIDGSACEGLCTKETLYFGKCLSTKPNHQMYLGFWGNLQGMIKCQMEETVHLDFGAELEPRKEIIPFDKPTKGTTVQKFKEMVYSLFKAKLGDQGSLPELVSLILSVADGNKDGHVSLPEAKSAWALLQLNEFLLMVILQDKEHTPKLLGFCGDLYMMERVQYTSLYGISIPWIIEWFIPSGLRRSMDQWFTPSWPRKAKIAIGLLEFVEDIFHGPYGNFLMCDMSAKNLGYNDKYDLKMVDMRKIVPEMSVKQLIKDRHCESDLDCVFGTDCRTLCDQNRKKCTGDIIQPNLAKVCQLLKDYLLRGVPSEIREELEKQLYSCIALKVTAEQMEMEHSLILNSLKTLLWKKISHTTDS